Part of the Aestuariirhabdus haliotis genome is shown below.
GAAGCGTTGAATCAGATTGTTAAGCATTAATTGTGTAAGCCCAGAAAGGTTAGATTTGTCCGTATGGAGGAAGGAGATTACATATCAAAATATCATTCAAAAAGTTCAGCAAACACTCTTATCAATAGACTGAAATGACAATCTAAACAGACGACGCAGCTTACTCTTATTGAGGCTGACAGCATAGATTTCTCACTATTAAAAACCAACAACCCTAGCGACACATTCGACAGTTTGAATAACTATTCCCGCAAAACCACACTGATCAGTTATTCCTTAAGAACGCACAACCGGCAGATCCTGCCACTTCGTCGTGTATTGTGGCGAGAGGAACTGCTGGCGCATTGCCCAGGGCTTTTTTATTCCCTGTGAGGCAAGGAAGACCGCTCCTTTGCCCTGCTGTCGATTGATCTTATCCATCACGCTCATCAGTCGATCGGCCCGCTCAGGCTGGCCGGGGTGCAGCAGGTCAAACTGTTGATGCTTGCGATCAACCAGCTCGATCAAACCAATACCCGCTTTTATGTAGGCATGATCTGGCCGGTAGATGCCTTGCATCATTCGTCGCGCCAGAGCCGTAATCAGTCGAGTATCGTCGGTGGGGTACGCCAGCTTGGCAGTTACGCTGTCACTGAAGTAATTCGGTTCATGCGGTGATGTATGCAGAAACACGTGAATAGTAACCGCAAGGCTTTGCTGATCTCGTAGCTTTTCGGCGGCCCTGCCCGCATACACCGAAATAGCTTCCAGAACGGGTTGCAGTGTTGTCGCCTTTTGACCAAAGCTTCGGGTGCAGTAGATCTGCCGTTTCGGGGGCGGCAGGTCTTCCAGGGCCAGGCAAGGATGACCATTCAGCTCTTCGAGGGTTCGCTCCAGATTAACATTGGAAACCTGTCTAACCGCTTTCGGGTTGGCCGTTGCCAGATCCCAGGCCGAGTGGATATCCAGAGTCGCCAATCTCCGCGCCATTCGCTTGGCAATGCCCCATACGGCGGTAACCGGTACCCGGCGACAAACCCACTCCCATTTCTTTGGCTGGTCCAGCACACAAACGCCCTGCCCTTGTCGATGCCGCTTGGCAACATGGTTTGCCAGCTTGGACAGGGTTTTACTCGGTGCGATGCCGACACTGATCGGCAGGCGCACGTGCTGCCAGACTCTGTCTTTCATTTGCCACGCCAGGCGATTCAGATCCTGGTGCCCAGTCAGGGACAAGAACATCTCATCGATCGAATACACCTCCACCTGGTCCCCTATGCCCTGCAGGGTTCTCATAAACCGCGCAGAGATATCTCCGTACAGCGGGTAGTTGGAGCTAAAAATGGCGACCCGGTGCCGGCGTAGCAGGGGTTCAATTTTGAAAAAGGGCTCCAGATCTGGAACCCCCAGTGCCTTGGCCTCCCAGGATCGAGC
Proteins encoded:
- a CDS encoding Y-family DNA polymerase → MIAIVDANSFYASCHQIFRPDLRNKPVVVLSNNDGFVVARSWEAKALGVPDLEPFFKIEPLLRRHRVAIFSSNYPLYGDISARFMRTLQGIGDQVEVYSIDEMFLSLTGHQDLNRLAWQMKDRVWQHVRLPISVGIAPSKTLSKLANHVAKRHRQGQGVCVLDQPKKWEWVCRRVPVTAVWGIAKRMARRLATLDIHSAWDLATANPKAVRQVSNVNLERTLEELNGHPCLALEDLPPPKRQIYCTRSFGQKATTLQPVLEAISVYAGRAAEKLRDQQSLAVTIHVFLHTSPHEPNYFSDSVTAKLAYPTDDTRLITALARRMMQGIYRPDHAYIKAGIGLIELVDRKHQQFDLLHPGQPERADRLMSVMDKINRQQGKGAVFLASQGIKKPWAMRQQFLSPQYTTKWQDLPVVRS